The sequence below is a genomic window from Candidatus Neomarinimicrobiota bacterium.
AGCGTCAATTCTGTCGAGCCCTAACCGCTCTCCCCTGCCTATCAGCGACATTTGTTCCCGAATCCATTTAAACGCATCCTCCTCTGTGTCAAACTGATAATCGGCGACACCACTAACGGCGTTATGCATCTCAGCGCCCCCGAGCGATTCCATATCCACTTCCTGCCCTAATGCGGAACGTACGAGAAACGGACCTGCCAGAAACATACTCGCATTCGAAGTGATCATCGCCAATTCACTGGACATAGCGGGTAGATATGCTCCGCCCGCCACAGAGTATCCGAATACACATGATATTTGCGGAAGCCCCATTGCGGAAATTTTAGCGTTATTCCTGAATATTCTGCCGAAATGCTCCTTGTCAGGAAATATCTCTGCCTGCCGTTCCAGGTTTACGCCTGCAGAGTCGACCATATAGATTATCGGCAGGTGATTATCCATAGATATCTCCTGCGCCCGCAGGTTTTTCTTACACGTTATTTCAACCCACGCTCCGGATTTTACGAGCGGATCATTTGCGATGACCACGCACTTTCTTCCCGACACCTCGCCGATTACCGTTATCACACCCCCCGATTTGTAGCCACCCTTTATCTCTTCGTACATACCGTCCGCCGCAAATAAGCCTATTTCCGTAACGGTTGCGTCCTTATCGAGTATTTGGTCTATTTTTGCCCTTGCGGGATATTTACCCTTTTTAATAAGCCGTTCCTCGCGCGATTTCTCATGTGTTTTTGTCTTTTCGGCTCTTGAATTCAACTCTTCCAACAACTCTTCGAAGTGGGCTTTCCGGGATAGGTATTCTTTTGATTTCTTTTTAATGGTCGTTGTATACTTTTTCATTTTGCTTGCTTAGTCTGTTCTATATCAATCCTTCCGCCCATCTACCGAATATCCTTCAAATTTAATTGAATGCTGGTGTTACCGTTCCAACTGTTTTCTTCGATAACATATGCAATTTTCAAACCTTCCTCGGGCGGATTTAATACTCTTGTAAGGTCCTCCGCCATGTTAAAACCGATCGCATCCCAAACCACTCCGCCCTGTTTGACTTTCATCTTCAGGTGGTTTTCCCCAACAATGTTTGGTTTGTATGCCGATTCAATACCATAAGATACAAATATCGGGTGTTTATTGCCGGGACCATATGGTTCGAGACGTTCTACTATTTCAAGGAGCTTTTTATCGATATCTTTAAATTTTATAACACCTTCAATAGTGATTTTTGGAGTCATCACGTCTTCGGATAATCGCGAGGCGATCACATCATCGAACCTGTCCACAAAATCCTGAATTTTTGATTTTTCGATAGTGAGTCCGCCCGCCTGTTCGTGGCCCCCGAATCCTAATAAGAGATCGGAACATTCAGTCAGCGCTTCATGCAGGTTGACTCCCGGTATGCTCCTTCCGGAACCTCTTCCAA
It includes:
- a CDS encoding acyl-CoA carboxylase subunit beta, with the protein product MKKYTTTIKKKSKEYLSRKAHFEELLEELNSRAEKTKTHEKSREERLIKKGKYPARAKIDQILDKDATVTEIGLFAADGMYEEIKGGYKSGGVITVIGEVSGRKCVVIANDPLVKSGAWVEITCKKNLRAQEISMDNHLPIIYMVDSAGVNLERQAEIFPDKEHFGRIFRNNAKISAMGLPQISCVFGYSVAGGAYLPAMSSELAMITSNASMFLAGPFLVRSALGQEVDMESLGGAEMHNAVSGVADYQFDTEEDAFKWIREQMSLIGRGERLGLDRIDAREPSLDPEELLGILPDDSSGKYDVGEIIARIVDGSEFEEYKAKYGKTILTCFARLGGFSVGIVANQGKSAKKEMPPDHAGKPQQPQIQMGNVIYSDSANKATSFIMLCNERKIPLIFMHDVTGFMVGTKAENEGIIKDGARFVNVQANSVVPKFSVITRNSFGAGNYAMCGKAYDPRLIVGWPTMRLAVMDGGIAANTVLMTKKGLSESEKKEFHEKLKKKYEEEMSPYYVAARMMLDAIIDPRDTRELLIQGLEMADHNPEMKNYVTGVLRT